The genomic window CGGGTTAAACGAGATTGCCGCAGGAGCCTCAAAACGTTGGCCCCAGACCAACACGTGCGACAGGCTCCGCAGGCGCAGGCGTGGTCCACCGGGAAATGCAAGCGAAGCGAAAAGGCTGTGTTCAACAAGTGTCATGGCAAACACCCGCGGCTGCCCGCGCCGGCGCCTTCGGCTACGGGTTAAACGAGATTGCCGCAGGAGCCTCAAAACGTTGGATCCAAACCAATACGTGCGACAGGCTCCGTAGGCGCAGGCGTGGCCCGCCGGGGGATGCAATCGAAGTGGAGAGGTTGAGTACAACTAATGGTCAACAACATCCGCGGCTGCCCGCGCCGGCGTCTGCGGAGGCGCCTGACTTAATAGCATTGCACCCTCCCCCTGGGGGCTCTTCGTCAAATTTAGTGGCTAATGTCCCAGCTGTCTTGGATTTTCTATCATGGCAGCATGAATGAACTACATGCCCACTATCGTTTGCTGCTGGGACTTGATGACCAGTGGCAGGTCCAGAACGTTGACCTTCAGATGGAAGCCAATAGTGTCGTCATCCAATTACGTCACTCTGGCGGCAAGCTCTGCTGCCCCGAGTGCCAGGACGAATGCTCTCGTGCGGATACCGCGTCAACGCGTCAGTGGAGGCACTTGGACACGATGCAGTTCGAGACCATTATCGAAGCGGCAATTCCTCGTTCAAAATGCGATCGGTGCGGTGTGAAAACGATTGCCGTACCCTGGGCAGGGAAGCACTCTCGATTCACGCTGATGTTTGAAGCTTTTGCGATCAAAGTCCTTCAGGCGGCTAGCAGCGTTTCGGCGGCGACCAAGTTACTGAAGGTCTCTTGGAAGACCGCTCACGAGCTCATGCAACGCGGGGTTGAGCGAGGACTACAGCGTCGTGATACCGATCCGATTGAAACCCTGGGCATTGATGAAAAGAGCTTTGGCAAAGGTCAGGACTACGTGTCGCTGATGGTTGACCTGGAAGGATCGCGAGTGCTGGAAGTCGTCAAAGACCGCAGCGAGGCATCTTGTGACAAACTCTTTGACAGTCTCACCGATGAGCAAAAATCGGGCATTCGGGCAGTCGCCGTGGACTTCTGGCAAGCTTTTCGAAACAGCATTGTCAAACAAGTTCCCCAGGCGAAGATCGTTCACGACCATTTCCACATCAGCCAATACCTCGGCGAAGCGGTCGATCTGGTTCGACGCCGAGAGAACAAACTGCTCCGAAGCGAAGGCATTAATGACCTGACGGGTACGCGTCAACTTTGGCTCTACAACGAGGAGACTCTTGATGATGCCACGCAAAAGCAAATCGAAGACATTCGGCAAGTCGCGATCAAGACGGCACGTGCGTGGGGAATCAAGGAAATGTTTCGTGACTTCTGGACATACCGCAGCGGCGCTTGGGCGAAGAAGTTCTTTGACCGTTGGTACGCATGGGCCATTCGTAGCAAACTCGATCCGATCAAGAAGGTTGCGAGAATGCTCAAGAAACACCTCGCCGGCTTGCTGGCCTACTTCGAGTACTCCATCACCAATGCCAAAAGTGAGGCCTTCAACGGTCGAGTGCAGGCCATCAAGTCGGCGGCCCGCGGCTTTCGCAACTTCGAGAACTACCGCACCCGCATCTTGTTTTATTGTGGGGCCCTAAAGATGGAGCCCGATTTCAGCCACTAAAACCGACGAAGAGCCCCCCCTGGGAGGGTCGCGAGGAACGAGCGGGGAGGGTGCGTTGGACTTGCAGGTCGTCAGAACCATTGTCGGCAGCCGAAAAACCCTCCCCTCGCTAAGGCTCGACCCTCCCGGAGGGAGGGTGAAGTGAGGCCGTATGGCAATTCAATGCTACTAAGTCAGTCTCCTGCGGCTACGGGTTAAACGATCACAT from Roseimaritima ulvae includes these protein-coding regions:
- a CDS encoding ISL3 family transposase produces the protein MSQLSWIFYHGSMNELHAHYRLLLGLDDQWQVQNVDLQMEANSVVIQLRHSGGKLCCPECQDECSRADTASTRQWRHLDTMQFETIIEAAIPRSKCDRCGVKTIAVPWAGKHSRFTLMFEAFAIKVLQAASSVSAATKLLKVSWKTAHELMQRGVERGLQRRDTDPIETLGIDEKSFGKGQDYVSLMVDLEGSRVLEVVKDRSEASCDKLFDSLTDEQKSGIRAVAVDFWQAFRNSIVKQVPQAKIVHDHFHISQYLGEAVDLVRRRENKLLRSEGINDLTGTRQLWLYNEETLDDATQKQIEDIRQVAIKTARAWGIKEMFRDFWTYRSGAWAKKFFDRWYAWAIRSKLDPIKKVARMLKKHLAGLLAYFEYSITNAKSEAFNGRVQAIKSAARGFRNFENYRTRILFYCGALKMEPDFSH